A stretch of Gallus gallus isolate bGalGal1 chromosome 2, bGalGal1.mat.broiler.GRCg7b, whole genome shotgun sequence DNA encodes these proteins:
- the ANO10 gene encoding anoctamin-10 isoform X1, translated as MKETWSFLDALEPNFRPLVVIELAKGTKKETIEWFTKRIVDKKANGGAQLLIKPLVTENGDENIYLVGASHLRLLLGAETVGLVKECNDNSMRSFTYSSRKTFKDFADDNHNFLTMSECQYIIKHELENLRARDEKMIPGYPQAKLYPGKSIVRRLLTNGILVQIFPLHDREELKKLRHTWYGRVKIGYQPLDEIRSYFGETIALYFGFLEYFTFALIPMAVIGIPYYVFAWEDYDKYVMFATFNLLWSTVILEVWKRICAVMTYHWGTLLMKRQFEEPRPGFHGALGINPVTGREEPVYSSIKRQLRIYLVSVPFVCLCLYFSLYVMMIYFDLEHWALDYHEENKSTFSSLMLYVPSIIYAVVIEIMNRIYRYAAEFLTSWENHRLESSYQNHLILKVLVFNFLNCFASLFYIAFVLFDMKLLRQSLATLLITSQILNQFAESLLPYWLQKRHVKKMKKHMHSLKTDADLSLVEQVNLEKEMGTYFGTFDDYLELFLQFGYVSLFSCVYPLAAVFAVLNNVTEIYSDALKMCRVYKRPFAEPTANIGVWQLAFETMSVISVVTNCVLIGMSPQVNALFPDSKMDLVLTVALVEHLLLAIKFVMAFVIPDKPREIQIKLAKLEFESLEALKQQQMKVAAESLKE; from the exons ATGAAGGAGACTTGGTCTTTCTTGGATGCTCTTGAGCCTAACTTCAGGCCTCTGGTAGTAATTGAGCTCGCAAAAGGAACCAAAAAGGAAACCATAGAATGGTTCACTAAAAGAATAGTGGACAAAAAGGCCAATGGAG GTGCACAACTGCTGATTAAACCGTTGGTTACAGAAAACggagatgaaaatatttatctagTTGGAGCTTCCCACTTAAGGCTGTTGCTGGGAGCTGAAACTGTGGGTTTGGTGAAGGAGTGTAATGATAATTCAATGAGAAGTTTCACATACAGCAGTAGAAAAACTTTCAAAGATTTTGCAG ATGACAACCACAATTTCCTTACAATGTCAGAATGTCAGTATATCATCAAACATGAGCTTGAAAATTTGAGAGCTAGAGATGAAAAAATGATCCCTGGATATCCACAGGCAAAGCTATATCCAGGAAAATCAATTG tGAGAAGATTATTGACCAATGGTATTCTAGTTCAGATTTTCCCACTCCATGACAGAGAAGAATTGAAAAAGCTCCGACACACGTGGTATGGCCGAGTCAAAATTGGCTATCAACCTTTAG atgaGATACGCTCCTACTTTGGTGAAACCATTGCTCTCTACTTTGGCTTCTTAGAGTATTTCACGTTTGCATTGATTCCGATGGCTGTCATTGGAATTCCTTACTATGTGTTTGCATGGGAAGATTATGACAAATATGTAATGTTTGCCACGTTCAACCTGCTGTGGTCCACTGTGATCCTGGAAGTTTGGAAGCGGATTTGCGCTGTGATGACCTACCACTGGGGGACACTGTTGATGAAGCGGCAGTTTGAAGAACCAAGGCCAGGTTTCCACGGTGCTTTGGGTATCAATCCTGTCACTGGGAGGGAGGAACCGGTGTATTCAAGTATTAAGAGACAGTTACGCATTTATCTGGTGTCCGTACCGTTTGTGTGCCTTTGCCTCTACTTCTCACTGTATGTGATGATGATCTACTTTGACTTGGAACACTGGGCTCTGGATTATCATGAGGAGAATAAGTCCACCTTCAGCAGCTTGATGCTATATGTGCCCAGTATCATATATGCTGTCGTGATTGAAATTATGAACCGTATCTATAGGTATGCTGCTGAATTCTTAACATCGTGGg AAAATCACAGGCTGGAGTCTTCATATCAGAATCATTTAATTCTGAAGGTTTTAGTG ttcAACTTCTTGAATTGTTTTGCATCTCTCTTCTACATTGCTTTTGTGCTGTTTGATATGAAACTTCTGAGACAG agcttGGCCACTTTACTGATAACTTCACAGATCCTCAATCAGTTTGCAGAATCCCTGCTTCCTTACTGGCTCCAGAAGAGACACgtgaagaagatgaagaaacacATGCATTCTCTGAAAACAGATGCGGACCTGTCATTGGTTGAACAAGTCaacttggaaaaagaaatgggcaCCTATTTT GGTACTTTTGATGATTACTTGGAGCTGTTTTTACAGTTTGGCTACGTCAGTCTTTTCTCGTGTGTTTATCCGCTGGCCGCTGTCTTTGCAGTGTTAAACAACGTCACAGAGATATATTCTGATGCCTTAAAAATGTGTAGAGTTTACAAGCGTCCATTTGCAGAACCCACAGCAAATATCGGTGTTTGGCAG TTGGCTTTTGAAACTATGAGTGTAATATCAGTAGTTACTAACTGCGTACTGATTGGAATGTCTCCACAAGTGAATGCCCTTTTCCCGGACTCAAAAATGGATCTTGTTTTGACTGTGGCATTGGTAGAG
- the ANO10 gene encoding anoctamin-10 isoform X2 — MKETWSFLDALEPNFRPLVVIELAKGTKKETIEWFTKRIVDKKANGGAQLLIKPLVTENGDENIYLVGASHLRLLLGAETVGLVKECNDNSMRSFTYSSRKTFKDFADDNHNFLTMSECQYIIKHELENLRARDEKMIPGYPQAKLYPGKSIVRRLLTNGILVQIFPLHDREELKKLRHTWYGRVKIGYQPLDEIRSYFGETIALYFGFLEYFTFALIPMAVIGIPYYVFAWEDYDKYVMFATFNLLWSTVILEVWKRICAVMTYHWGTLLMKRQFEEPRPGFHGALGINPVTGREEPVYSSIKRQLRIYLVSVPFVCLCLYFSLYVMMIYFDLEHWALDYHEENKSTFSSLMLYVPSIIYAVVIEIMNRIYRYAAEFLTSWENHRLESSYQNHLILKVLVFNFLNCFASLFYIAFVLFDMKLLRQSLATLLITSQILNQFAESLLPYWLQKRHVKKMKKHMHSLKTDADLSLVEQVNLEKEMGTYFGTFDDYLELFLQFGYVSLFSCVYPLAAVFAVLNNVTEIYSDALKMCRVYKRPFAEPTANIGVWQLAFETMSVISVVTNCVLIGMSPQVNALFPDSKMDLVLTVALVEHLLLAIKFVMAFVIPDKPREIQIKLAKLEFESLEALKQQQSLHSL, encoded by the exons ATGAAGGAGACTTGGTCTTTCTTGGATGCTCTTGAGCCTAACTTCAGGCCTCTGGTAGTAATTGAGCTCGCAAAAGGAACCAAAAAGGAAACCATAGAATGGTTCACTAAAAGAATAGTGGACAAAAAGGCCAATGGAG GTGCACAACTGCTGATTAAACCGTTGGTTACAGAAAACggagatgaaaatatttatctagTTGGAGCTTCCCACTTAAGGCTGTTGCTGGGAGCTGAAACTGTGGGTTTGGTGAAGGAGTGTAATGATAATTCAATGAGAAGTTTCACATACAGCAGTAGAAAAACTTTCAAAGATTTTGCAG ATGACAACCACAATTTCCTTACAATGTCAGAATGTCAGTATATCATCAAACATGAGCTTGAAAATTTGAGAGCTAGAGATGAAAAAATGATCCCTGGATATCCACAGGCAAAGCTATATCCAGGAAAATCAATTG tGAGAAGATTATTGACCAATGGTATTCTAGTTCAGATTTTCCCACTCCATGACAGAGAAGAATTGAAAAAGCTCCGACACACGTGGTATGGCCGAGTCAAAATTGGCTATCAACCTTTAG atgaGATACGCTCCTACTTTGGTGAAACCATTGCTCTCTACTTTGGCTTCTTAGAGTATTTCACGTTTGCATTGATTCCGATGGCTGTCATTGGAATTCCTTACTATGTGTTTGCATGGGAAGATTATGACAAATATGTAATGTTTGCCACGTTCAACCTGCTGTGGTCCACTGTGATCCTGGAAGTTTGGAAGCGGATTTGCGCTGTGATGACCTACCACTGGGGGACACTGTTGATGAAGCGGCAGTTTGAAGAACCAAGGCCAGGTTTCCACGGTGCTTTGGGTATCAATCCTGTCACTGGGAGGGAGGAACCGGTGTATTCAAGTATTAAGAGACAGTTACGCATTTATCTGGTGTCCGTACCGTTTGTGTGCCTTTGCCTCTACTTCTCACTGTATGTGATGATGATCTACTTTGACTTGGAACACTGGGCTCTGGATTATCATGAGGAGAATAAGTCCACCTTCAGCAGCTTGATGCTATATGTGCCCAGTATCATATATGCTGTCGTGATTGAAATTATGAACCGTATCTATAGGTATGCTGCTGAATTCTTAACATCGTGGg AAAATCACAGGCTGGAGTCTTCATATCAGAATCATTTAATTCTGAAGGTTTTAGTG ttcAACTTCTTGAATTGTTTTGCATCTCTCTTCTACATTGCTTTTGTGCTGTTTGATATGAAACTTCTGAGACAG agcttGGCCACTTTACTGATAACTTCACAGATCCTCAATCAGTTTGCAGAATCCCTGCTTCCTTACTGGCTCCAGAAGAGACACgtgaagaagatgaagaaacacATGCATTCTCTGAAAACAGATGCGGACCTGTCATTGGTTGAACAAGTCaacttggaaaaagaaatgggcaCCTATTTT GGTACTTTTGATGATTACTTGGAGCTGTTTTTACAGTTTGGCTACGTCAGTCTTTTCTCGTGTGTTTATCCGCTGGCCGCTGTCTTTGCAGTGTTAAACAACGTCACAGAGATATATTCTGATGCCTTAAAAATGTGTAGAGTTTACAAGCGTCCATTTGCAGAACCCACAGCAAATATCGGTGTTTGGCAG TTGGCTTTTGAAACTATGAGTGTAATATCAGTAGTTACTAACTGCGTACTGATTGGAATGTCTCCACAAGTGAATGCCCTTTTCCCGGACTCAAAAATGGATCTTGTTTTGACTGTGGCATTGGTAGAG